CGCAGCGCCAGCCGCGTCTCGAGCGGCAGGCCGATCAGCGCGGCCCGACGCCGCCCGTCCGCCAGCACGATCGCCAGGGCCAGCCCGATGTAGGCAAACGCGAACCAGAGGTGCGCGCCGTCCCACGGGGCCACCAGTTGCAGGAAGAACAGCACGAACAGGGCGATCGCGCCCTTCCAGTCGAGCACCAGCGCCAGGATCAGCACCACCGCGAACAGCGACTGCGCGCTGGTCAGGAACAGCTCGACCGCCTGGTGCGAGTCCAGCGGCAGCGCGTCTGGCCGTCCCTTGGCGATGCCGTAGACCAGCGCCAGCGTGCCGATCAGCAGCGTCCACTGGTTCACCTTCGAGGAGACCATCGCCCGCATGCCGGCGGCGGCGTTCCCCTTCCAGGCGAACAGGATCGCGATCAGGAACTCGGGCGACTCCGACGCCAGCGGCGCGAGCCACTGCACCAGCAGGAACTGGTCGATGTTGAAGGCCGCGCCGGTCTCGACCAGCCCTTCCGCGAACGGCTCGGCCGAGACGAAGATCACGAACGCCGCGAACAGGAACAGCGCCAGCGTCCCGGTGCGCCGGCCCCGCGTGGAGAGGCTGCCGACGATGCGGGCCGGCCCTACCAGCTCCGGCTCGTGCGACTCGGCTTTGGCGGCTGCCCAGGTGTACAGCCCGAACAGCACCACGAATACGGCGGTATCGAGCAGCGAGATGCCGTGCAGCCAGGCTGGCAACGGCAGGCTGCTCCGCAGCGGGATCGTGAACGAGTAGAGGGTGGCCGTCAGCAGGATCGCGATCTCGATGGCCTGCCCGCGCTCCAGGCTGACTCTCTGTGCGCGGAAGCGCAGCCACGCCACCAGGACGATGGCGCTCCAGCCGATGCCGATCAGCAGCCGGTTGGCTCCCGTCATGTTGGCGACGGCGAACTGGGCCTGCGAGGGGTCCTCCGCTGCTTTCCAGGCGAAGACCATGTCCACGGCGTACTCGGGCAGCACGGCGATCAGCGCCAGCAGGGCCAGGGCCAACGCCTGCGAGACATCCTTCTCGAACGCCTCGGCGGCCCACGAGAGCATGAACGCCGCGCCGACAATCGCGAGGCCCGCCAGCGCCGCGATGATGGCCGGATTGCCGTGGTAGTTCTGGAACCGGAGAACGATCCAGGGCAGCGTCACGGCAACGGCCGCCGCCATGAAGACATAGTCGCGCCCGACCGGGCGTTCCGAGCTGGACAGCTCGGCAGCGTGAGCCATAGAACGAGTCCCTTCACCAGTGAGTCCGCGGGCGCGCAGACAATAAAAACCCGCGGCGAATGAAGCCGCGGAAAGTCTCGCGAACGGACTGGTGAAGTACCGGCCACGGACCGGGGTCGGCGCGCCGAAGTGAGCGGCAGGCGTTCCCGTGCTGACGATCCGTGGCGCCTCGACGTTGAGGCGCTACTCCCTTTCCACCAGGCAAGCGTACCAGGAGGCGGCCCCGCAGGCAACTATCTCGTCAGGAGCTCCAGGGCGATTGCATGTTCGTTGATGTTCCCGCAACGCCGTGAAACGCGCAGTCGGGGGTTGAAACCCCCGTCTACAGTCATTCCGTCGCTGCGCGACGGACGCCGGGAACGGCAGGGGCTGGTGAGCCTGGAGCGTCGCGAAGCGACTGCAGGATCGTAGGCGGGGCTTTCAAGCCCCGACAACGCTGCACGACCCGCCCAACGTGCAATCGCTCTGTCAGGAGCTCAGGATCTGGATGTTCGGGTCATCGAGTCCGGCGGCCGGGCAGGCGCAGGGCCAGCAGCGCCGAGAGTAGGGCTGCCGCCGCCACCACGGCGAAGATCGGGGTGAGGCCCAGGCCGGCCGGGGCCGCTCCAGCAGGACCGCCTGTCGCCAGACTCGCGAGGCCCGCCAGCAGCGCCGACCCGACGATGCTCCCCAGGTAGCGGCTCGTCGAGTACGCGCCGGCCGCCGCGCCTGCGTTCTGCCGCTCGACCGACTCCAGCGCTGACGCCTGCATCCCT
This is a stretch of genomic DNA from Chloroflexota bacterium. It encodes these proteins:
- a CDS encoding sodium:calcium antiporter gives rise to the protein MAHAAELSSSERPVGRDYVFMAAAVAVTLPWIVLRFQNYHGNPAIIAALAGLAIVGAAFMLSWAAEAFEKDVSQALALALLALIAVLPEYAVDMVFAWKAAEDPSQAQFAVANMTGANRLLIGIGWSAIVLVAWLRFRAQRVSLERGQAIEIAILLTATLYSFTIPLRSSLPLPAWLHGISLLDTAVFVVLFGLYTWAAAKAESHEPELVGPARIVGSLSTRGRRTGTLALFLFAAFVIFVSAEPFAEGLVETGAAFNIDQFLLVQWLAPLASESPEFLIAILFAWKGNAAAGMRAMVSSKVNQWTLLIGTLALVYGIAKGRPDALPLDSHQAVELFLTSAQSLFAVVLILALVLDWKGAIALFVLFFLQLVAPWDGAHLWFAFAYIGLALAIVLADGRRRAALIGLPLETRLALRGSPAAADLADEGTPSPSPAHPGRHRHSLPS